From Bacillota bacterium, the proteins below share one genomic window:
- a CDS encoding sodium:solute symporter family protein, whose translation MKKHLTSMWTGVTSSGNLDDWFNNYQFVSCHGPVFWLPELEVGQNSIEDFAVASGSFGVLVLTLTFAATFHSAYAFTGIVGFVYNDGVGFWVNGLWLVPPALLFWIFGRRLWILGKKHKFFSLAEYMGKFYDSNLIGLLTVFIHAVFITPYIGIQLTGSGYIFQTVTEGKIPFALGATVMMIILVAYVWAGGIRAVAWTDTFQGIFMFVGILLGSWLIVRNVAGSSAAAFQDAVRSIPEFFSLPGPSGAITTWNYISRWVVICLGMAMGPHIIIRMFTAKSLKVLKWASIFGALYLTIIYWFTPAVGALARVISPGAGSPDQLMVDYLWQYTPVVFAAVLLGGGFAAAMSTADSQAHAVSTTLAVDVYKKHIKPDASSRQLTMVSRWMIVVLSLVSLYIAISQPTMLVNLLAISTGGIAQLTPAFVGSLYWKKSTKAGALASLFGGMGVLILTQFFWTNPFGLGILPPFWGLVAGSILFVVVSLVTTPVDDKTIQETQVFTDNIING comes from the coding sequence TTGAAGAAACATTTGACCAGCATGTGGACGGGGGTGACAAGTAGTGGAAACTTGGATGATTGGTTTAACAATTATCAGTTTGTATCTTGTCATGGTCCTGTATTTTGGTTACCGGAGCTGGAAGTAGGCCAGAACAGTATTGAAGACTTTGCTGTCGCCAGCGGTTCCTTCGGAGTTCTGGTGCTCACCCTTACTTTTGCCGCTACTTTTCACAGCGCTTACGCCTTCACCGGCATAGTTGGCTTTGTCTATAATGACGGTGTCGGCTTCTGGGTGAACGGCCTCTGGCTGGTGCCGCCGGCCTTGTTGTTCTGGATCTTTGGGCGCAGGCTGTGGATTTTGGGCAAGAAGCATAAGTTCTTCTCTCTGGCCGAATATATGGGCAAGTTTTATGACTCGAATCTGATAGGGTTGCTTACAGTTTTCATTCATGCCGTATTCATTACACCTTATATCGGGATTCAGTTGACTGGCTCGGGCTATATTTTCCAAACAGTAACAGAAGGTAAGATACCCTTTGCCTTGGGCGCTACGGTGATGATGATCATACTCGTGGCATATGTCTGGGCTGGGGGGATCCGGGCAGTGGCCTGGACCGATACCTTCCAGGGAATCTTCATGTTTGTCGGGATCTTGCTTGGCAGCTGGCTGATAGTGCGGAACGTAGCTGGGTCCTCGGCAGCTGCCTTCCAGGATGCAGTCCGGTCAATTCCAGAGTTCTTTTCACTGCCAGGACCCTCGGGGGCAATAACTACGTGGAATTATATCTCCCGCTGGGTGGTTATCTGTCTTGGAATGGCCATGGGACCGCATATCATTATTCGGATGTTTACAGCCAAGTCGTTGAAGGTCCTGAAGTGGGCCAGCATCTTTGGCGCCCTTTACCTGACGATTATCTACTGGTTCACACCGGCCGTTGGCGCCCTTGCTAGAGTTATTTCTCCCGGCGCTGGCAGCCCTGACCAGCTCATGGTTGACTACTTGTGGCAATACACTCCGGTAGTGTTTGCGGCGGTTCTTCTTGGCGGCGGGTTTGCAGCGGCCATGTCCACGGCGGATTCCCAGGCCCACGCGGTCAGCACAACCCTGGCTGTTGATGTCTATAAGAAGCATATTAAACCGGATGCTTCCTCTAGGCAGTTGACCATGGTCTCCCGCTGGATGATTGTTGTTTTGTCTTTGGTCAGTCTCTACATCGCCATCAGTCAGCCGACGATGCTGGTCAACTTGTTGGCAATCTCCACTGGTGGAATTGCCCAGCTGACCCCGGCTTTTGTCGGTAGCCTCTACTGGAAGAAGTCCACCAAGGCGGGAGCCCTGGCCAGCCTGTTTGGCGGTATGGGTGTGCTGATTCTCACCCAGTTCTTCTGGACAAACCCGTTCGGGCTTGGCATCCTGCCACCTTTCTGGGGCCTGGTTGCTGGCAGTATCTTGTTTGTTGTAGTTAGTCTCGTCACTACGCCGGTGGATGACAAGACTATTCAGGAGACTCAGGTGTTCACGGATAATATTATCAACGGATAG
- a CDS encoding helix-turn-helix transcriptional regulator, with the protein MIRFYLRRSTQMAQYKKHEVLNTIKEVAMNLFLEKGFEQTHIKDIAQGAEISVGNLYRYFANKQEILSALVPPSQIQALQDLLITRTHILHKMQLQIPLSSEEQNWYSNEYFDFLIANRKTLALIFKCRHETVFANAISSIVAEMLKLKYQLLGEQKPIEVPDDLNTTMQIIIAKTIELNAEVLSLEIKPAAMKRLLVNLDHFYQKGTAALWNKLIT; encoded by the coding sequence ATGATTCGCTTTTACCTTAGGAGGAGCACACAAATGGCCCAGTACAAAAAGCATGAAGTCCTCAATACCATCAAAGAAGTTGCAATGAATTTATTCCTGGAGAAGGGTTTCGAGCAGACACATATCAAGGACATTGCCCAAGGGGCAGAAATATCTGTTGGCAATTTATACAGATACTTCGCAAACAAGCAGGAAATCCTCTCTGCTCTGGTTCCTCCCAGTCAGATTCAAGCCCTGCAAGACTTGCTCATCACCCGCACCCATATTCTTCATAAAATGCAATTGCAGATTCCCTTAAGCAGTGAGGAGCAAAATTGGTACAGCAATGAATACTTCGATTTCCTGATTGCCAACCGAAAAACCCTTGCCTTAATTTTTAAGTGCCGCCATGAAACTGTCTTTGCCAATGCCATCTCTAGCATTGTGGCAGAAATGCTCAAGCTTAAGTACCAACTTCTTGGTGAGCAAAAGCCGATTGAGGTTCCCGATGACCTAAACACTACCATGCAGATAATAATTGCCAAGACCATCGAACTAAACGCCGAGGTATTGAGCCTGGAAATTAAGCCTGCCGCCATGAAAAGATTGTTAGTTAACCTGGACCATTTCTACCAAAAGGGGACAGCAGCCCTGTGGAACAAGCTCATCACCTGA
- a CDS encoding Crp/Fnr family transcriptional regulator — protein MDRLFLELLGDCGVLRTYETNEIIHLDQIPPESVYLIHEGKVKHLVYDENGEEKTLLILKKGDIFGEVTYFQQDINAVVTQAISPCQIASIPVAEFERMLKEHPELYAEIVRLVTYKMRIVMSQVKDMAFQTVEGRLANLLLRLADQQGVQTEMGYVMIDFDVTHQELANMIAAYRSTVSRIMGRLCKHRVIEVVNKRIVILDYLGLQQMANSDCGNRQR, from the coding sequence GTGGATAGGTTGTTTTTAGAGCTTCTGGGCGATTGCGGAGTGTTGCGAACCTATGAAACAAACGAGATTATTCACTTGGACCAGATTCCGCCGGAGTCAGTTTATCTTATTCATGAGGGCAAGGTTAAACACCTTGTTTATGATGAAAACGGCGAAGAGAAGACTTTGTTGATCTTGAAAAAAGGAGATATTTTCGGCGAGGTTACTTATTTTCAGCAGGATATTAACGCCGTGGTGACTCAAGCCATCAGTCCATGCCAGATTGCCTCAATTCCAGTTGCCGAGTTTGAGCGCATGCTTAAAGAGCATCCCGAGCTCTATGCAGAGATTGTCCGGTTGGTTACGTACAAAATGCGGATAGTTATGTCCCAGGTCAAAGATATGGCATTTCAGACTGTCGAAGGGCGTCTCGCCAACTTGCTTCTGCGTCTCGCCGACCAGCAGGGTGTGCAGACGGAAATGGGCTACGTGATGATTGATTTTGATGTCACCCATCAGGAGTTGGCGAATATGATTGCCGCCTACCGATCCACTGTTTCCAGGATAATGGGGCGCTTGTGCAAGCACCGGGTGATTGAAGTGGTGAACAAGCGAATTGTGATTCTGGATTATCTGGGGTTGCAGCAGATGGCTAATTCAGACTGTGGTAATCGCCAGAGATAA